The Carassius carassius chromosome 28, fCarCar2.1, whole genome shotgun sequence region agaaggaggaggagaagaaaaagaaaataaaaaatctgatgtCCTGGCAGAAATGTAGCAGTAGCCCGATACATTTTCTTCAGCACAAACACATCGGaccgcattttttttttttttacttagttttATTATTGCGAATACATGACATATTTACACCAGATGCATCTTCATGACATCCACACATGCTACGATATAACACAGTTCATTTTGAGAATATCAGTTACAAATCAACACTGACATTGTTGATGTCTGAAAATTACAATCTGAAGAAAAAGGAATACTCTCCTTATGGTGATGATGTTTTCCTTTTACTCCGTGTGAACCTCTCGCGCTACAGAGCGCATGCATGAGAGTAGGCTCGTAACCGGACCGCGCGAGATCGAGGAGGAGGATTCGGTCTCATTTAACCATCAGTCGACATGCGCTCCTAAATCAAAGACTTCAGCGACTTAATATTCTGCAGTGTACATCGACAAAGTGAAAGAAACGGATGTTCCTCACCGGCATTCTTTGGATTATTCATTCATCATGTGGAAGTGTTTCGCGTGTATTTTTATCTAAATAATTCAACTGTGTATTAGGTAAGTGTGTTGACATTAATAATTGTCATTTTGAATTCTAGAAACCTTGCAATTTCTctctataataattttattatttttatttatttattattattttatttacttttttgaaaCGCAAATCAACACGAGAAGTCCCTAATGCTGGATTTTCATGAAGGAAACAATACGTGTCAAATGTGCAATGTTTGTTTTACTAAACGTTTGGGATGTGCTCATAATAGCCTATTTCTGTAAAGTTATTAATATACATGCTGTTCATAATATTTATACTTATAATCAGTGTGATATAAATGAATCATGAactttttttcttacagaaaGCTAATGATTAATGGCAACTTAagccagtaaaaaaaaagagagcgagagagagagagaagaaacagTCCCCCTTCTTCAGAATGTGTGGACCGACAGCAGAGTCATGTCTGTTGTGGAGATTCATGGGGCTACTGTGTGTTTTGGCCAATATTACACACAGAAGCAGCAGCTGCCCCACATCATGTGCATGCTACGCTCCGTCAGAAGTGCACTGCACATTCAGATACCTGAGTGAAATACCCAGGGACATTCAGCCAGCTGTTGAAAGAATTAACCTGGGGTAAAACCTAACAGACAATCCACTGTGGAGCTTTCTCTAAAAATGCAAttgagaacagttttttttttaaggcaaagtCGCAACATTTGCAATTTTGTGTTTCAGGTACAACAGTTTATCAACTCTTAAAGTGAATGACCTCTCTGGACTAAAAAATCTGGAGCTGTTAATGCTGCACAGTAATATTATCAAGACTGTTGAGGACGGCTCGTTCCATGATCTCACATCTCTGCAGGTAAAATACTAAACTCATCTCTTTGGACAGTCTTTATTCAGACAGTCTTTTCTAAATGGATATTCTTGGCTAGAATAAGCTTGAGTGAGGACCAACCTTCATGTTGCATGTAAAAGTATGGTTACATAAGACTCTAAAAAATAATCAGATGTCATGTTGTGTATATCTGAGTTTGTTaccatgtttatttttctttattgtgtAGATTACGTACTGCTGCTGTCCTGTTCCATCTCTGATCACATCTGGCCCACGGTTACATCAATATCACAAGCAGTCAAGCTACACAAGTGTTTATTTGCCTTTAACATGCATATAAAATGCATCTCCTGTGAATCCAAGGGAAGAGTCTCTGATGACTTGACAACATAAATCACTTGGTATAACATTATTACTGCTTGATGATTTATTTAGGATGCAAAAGAATGGAACAGGACACAGAAGTCTCCAGAACTccagaaatgttgaaatatttgaaatacaaaagcAGGACACATTAGAGAGTTTGTGTGTTATTATGTATGTTATACTTCAAAAGGATGATGGTGCCAAGATGatgtatatattagggctggtaagcgatacaattttttaatcaaattaattatatgatgtggtgattaattaatctaattaatcccACATCAAATTTGGAAAAATGACTCTGAGAAGATAATTTAAAGTCCTTTTTGTGCAAAACAGAGATTGCAAAAAGTAGGTtttgcaagaaatattttgtttgataaaatgtattacatatactcttttggaccgtgtgagtaaatgatgacagaattgtcatttctggttaggtgaactataactttaatcatttattttcttaattgtattattattactatgaaaatattaaattatttctttaatgaaatgatactctaaataataaactaaaactgccagtaggtggtggtaaatgttttaatgattaagtcatcgagtcatttattcattcgtttgattcattcaaatggctgattcattcaggagataagcaaatggttctttatgaatggttcattgaatcattaggcttgttcgacttgaagcgtatcatcatcatcagaccgatcggtgtgtgacatcaaagtaccgcaagagcttagagagcagatgactccttatgcttttgaatgcAGCTGTGGGTTGCTCagagatgaacagttctgatttgtctttatattttggtcggcaaaattgagcaaaacagacaacattgtgtctaaaataacacaatattaacttaatgaactgttgtataaaatgagTATCACACTCGCACTTGTGTGgtcttgcacttagcctacttctcgtgttatatttattaactatgtgatgtaaatatgtgacaaaatttcaaacaggggcattttgccccatatcttgaattttagggatattctctaggctccatcacgtAGCAAGATTAAGACTAAGTGTTTTTGTAATTGAGTTTGAATTGAGTAATATTTAATGCatcaataaataatgtaaataatgattTCACAGTCAGTCATATCAGAGGACTAGCAAGACATGGCATTTTGAGAAGATTACagaaacaattaatttaaaatataatgtatagaCAAACTGATTTTAATTATTGTGACGATATACATCATATCACAATTGACTCTCGACATTGTGAGTCAACCATTGATTTTGAAACTGGTAGATATCAGTTATAACCATCGTCCATTAAGGCCATAAAACAGCCATCTTAGGCTGAGACTTTATTGCCTTGGATTAAAGACGGCCTCATGCTGGAATTGCCCCCTGACTCTGACCTTAAAAAGAGGCACTTTATTTTCATGTCTTAATAGTATATTTTTATCTACTTCTAGATTCTGAAAATGAGTTATAACAGAATTGAGAAGCTCAAAAAGGACACATTCAGAGGCCTGGACAATCTTGTACGTCTTCATATGGACCATAATCACATTACCTTCATCCACCCAGAGAGTTTTTATGGATTAAGAATGCTGCAATTGATCAACCTAGAGGGAAACCTGCTCCAACAACTTCATCCAGACACTTTTATATCACTGCGGTTCAGCCAGATTTTGAAATGGTCATCTCTCAAGACTATTTACTTGTCAGACAATGCTTTAACCACATTGCCTGCAACCATATTTTCTGGCTGCAACAAGATAGAGAATCTCTTCCTTAGTGGAAACCCCTGGTCATGTGATTGTCGGATGGGTTGGCTTGAACAATGGCTAGAAAAACACCCTGGTGAGATTCTGGTCTATATTTAACAAATGTTctgttaaaaatagcagaaaaaagtttagtttaaatagtaaGACAAAAACATGTGCATAAAGAATGATCTATAAGTAAGGGATAATCAACGGTCGATTGGTTATTgattgatagagagagagagagagagatgacagttGTGTGTGCTTTGCATGCTGCGCCTGCACATAACATTGAATCACTTCAAAAACTGTGTCACCTCATTGCTGATTAATATATATGAGCAGTATAGTATCTAGGCTATTTTATCAGTAAAAATCATGGGGAAGCGTTGACAAcaagtttgtgtatgtgtgcagcgCAATCTGCAATCTCAgactctcttgttctctctttctctgtgtgtgtgtatgtgtgcaagtGATGAGTGTGGGTTTGTGTtaatcaattaaagcagtgcattaatatAGAACGGTGATTAAACTGACTTGGAACTGCCTGTGCATTACGCGGTTTTACTgcatacctgccagccaatcagaatccagtattcAGTATTCCAGTATTCAGTATTCAGAATCCAGTATTCAGTATTCCAGTATTCAGTCAGACCATGGAATAATGagaattatttttgcatttgcagGTGTTCTAAAATGCAAAAGAGACAGGAAATTTCTCAAAGAACAGTGTCCCATATGTGAATTCCCAGTTACCCTGAGAGGCAGCAGCATTGTGCATTTGCAAAGAGATAGCTACACATGCAGCAGACCTTGGATTCATCCTCACTTGAAACAGAACAATTTTACCTTGGATGATGGTGGCTATACCTTAGTGTCTCCTAAAGATTTTGTTGAACCTATTGGCATGTTGGAAATGAACATCACAGATCAATTCCACAACAATGCCTGGATAGCATGTGTTGTGCAGCGACCTACAGGAATGGAAAACTTAACTGCAAACTTTGGACCGAATGGAAAATATTTAACTGGCCTTAGTGCGATCATTTCTACATCGTTGGTCTGCAACATTGATTATGATAATATACGCCAGATTTGGAATATTTTGGCTATGTATAGCGAGTCCCCGATGAGACTTGAGCGAGAAGTACTACTTTCTCTGCAACCAAGTACAGTTTACACATACAAGCAAGTAGCATCGACGGAAGAtgatatttttacagaaattaaagcaaaaattAAAGCCAATCATGAATGGTTAATGCAAAGTACAGTCCTACTACAGCTTGACCGCATCACAACAACATTTCCAAACCTTACTATCAAGTATTTATCCAATGTTCAAATAGATGTTGACATCAGCAAGGATAGAGGAGACCAGTACGGTTGGGCAATGATTAGAACAGACAATCAGACCAAGACTGAACACTCAGTCCTTGCTGGTGGAATGATTGAATTGAACTGCCAGACCTTTGGGGATCCTAAACCCATTATAGAGTGGACTCTTCCAGATGGAAGTAAGTTACGTGCACCTTACAACAGTGAGGATCAAAGGATCAAAGTTGCTTATGATGGAAGGCTTACTTTAAAATCTGTTGAAATCTCAGACACAGGTGTCTATCACTGCATTACAACTAACTGCCTGGATGCAGATGTTCTTGCATTCAGAGTCACTGTGCTTCCCCAGAATATTGAAGAACAAGAGATTAATGGGATCCGAATCTCTCGTACCCTTGGTCAGAACCTGCGACTTGATTGTAAATCTGCCAGCAGTCCAAAGGCTTCTGTTCAGTGGATACTTCCTGACCATACAATTTTAGACAAGTCATATGGCAACAGAAAGCTCTACAGAAATGGCACTTTGGTAATACATGGACTGACATCCAGTGACATAGGATTTTACAGATGCTTAGTTGGAAATTTTCTGGGAGCAGATTTGCTAGCTTCTCATGTAACTGTTCATGGTGATTTGTCAAACAGCACAGAGCCAAAGGAATCTGGAGATCATGTTGTACAAATTATAGATGATAGCCAGAAACTTGGAAGCAGGTATCTCTCTCACAGGGTTAGTGAGGAGTCAAGAAGAATTACCTCAGGGAGACCATACACTTTGCTACAGTCCAGATTTCATAAAGTTCCCACTGGCAGAAGAGGAAATAGAAGGAACTTGGGAAGAGTCTTTAATAAAAAGTACCTAAAAGAAGATGCCACTTTTATCGATGTGTCTCAAATGAAAGGAGCAAATAAAAAGACAGTGAGTTTAGAGGTGTCTAAAACATTCTCTGATGACAATGATGCAACCTCAGGGGATGGTATATCTGAAGATGAATTTATTGTAATGACAACTAGTCAAACACTTGAGCATAGCACCATTAAAATCACAGATGTTACAATCCCAGACACTTACAAAGCAGACCACAGTAGTGGCATGTTAAGAGCAAATGAGAAAACGAATTTGGTTACAACAACATCACATTCTCATACTCAGACACCTGTTACCCCAATAATTGCCACTTATACTTTGAGTAATTATGGGACAACCCTGAATACAACCAAGTCAGATTACGTATTAAGTCAAAGTGTTGGTAAAACCAACATATATGAGAAAACAACAAACAGACCTTCAGAAGCTGCAGAACTTCTCTTCTCTGGGGATTCAGAAGATGTTACTACTGCAACAACACCACTTTACAACTCCCAGGGCCCAAATGTCACTTACTTGGAACCTAAGAGTCAGGTCATATTCACAGCAGTCACCACAACCAAGGAAGACCACTCAGAGATCACATTTCAAACCACTCAAAGAATCAAGTCAGAGCTCCTCCCTGGGTCCACCATCATCTCCAAACACCAAATACAAATTGTTCCCTCCACAAAGATGCGATCAGGAAAGAAAGGTAACTTTCATGGAAGACGTAGGATCATTCGGCCCAGCAAAATTACAGACATGCAATCATTACTCAATAAATTCAAACACCTTTCTATAAACAAGGAAGGCAATCTCACATTTTCACACACTGTGGACAAAATCACAGTATGTGGCGATGGGAAAAGAGTTACATCTAGAGTGTCTACAGATAAATGCAAAAGAGTGGATCAAAGCCCGGTCAACCATACAGCTAGGTTTCCCATGTCATCTTCGTCTTTGAGAGTAACAGAAAAACCTGTCATGACAACTCGTTTATCAGGCTCTGAAAAGATTTACTCTGTTACTGATTCACAAATGTCAGTAACTATTGTGCCCACCATTTCTGAGGATTCAAGTGATTCTAAAGGTTATTTCCATTCAGTGGAGAAAGAACTACCTtttacaaccacatccacaatgACTATGTCTTCTAAAATCACAGAGGAGAAGATTCAGTGGCATAGACAGTTTAGAAACAAGGGGGAAATGAAAGAAACCCTTAGCAAGCATCAAGAATCAAACTCATTTACACTTCCCACTAATAAAGAACAGAGGACCTCAGCATCCACAGAAAAACCTTACAAGGCAACAACAACAGTACCTACTACAGAACTTAATCATACACATATGATCGTCTCTCCTCCAATGACAAGAAAAAATTACAATAGTTCAGAGACATCATTTGAAGACTCATCAGGTTCTTTCTCCTTTATAGAAACAAATTTCTCAGACAATGTCATAACCCCATCTACAACCGCTGAGATTTTCAGTTTTCCAGCCTTCCGTGAGCTGTCCACAACCACAGAGCCATTGGGAGTTTCTCAAACTCTAGCAGCCCCACCAACAATGCAAACTAAACTAAAGCAAGACACTGTTCGCAATAAGTTCAAAGGTTCTCTAAATGGATTGTGGCAAAAGCAAAAGCCTGGTTATCACAGACGAGGCTCCAGAAGGAGAAGGCCCattaaaaaaacaaccacaaaatcCCCAGTTATCACAGTGGCTAAGAATGCTAGCACACCAGCCCCCACCAAATCCACAACTACAGCTTCACAAACTAAGCACAGTGGTGCAATATTAAGGTCTTTGCATACACCCTTTGAAGAACCAGAGAGGTCTCCTTTACCTGAGAGTACTGGTTCAGGTGAGGAATGGAGGGACTCTAATATGTCTTCTACCACCAGTTTCGCAGAGGTCATTACTTTGACCACTAAACCAACTACAGCCTCTGATAAACCTCAGAGTAGTACAGTTACCTCAGACACAATGACTAGTTCAACTACATATATGTTCACTCCATTTCCATATAGTAGCAGTACTGTCAATCAGAATACATTCGATCACTCTACAAGGTATGACACCTCATCTTTGAGGGACTATTCTATTACCTTCAAGCCAAGGATTAATGGTGGAAAAGCTGCCAGTTTTACTGTTCTGTCAAACTCTGATGCTTTCCTCCCCTGTGAGGCCACTGGCAACCCTGAGCCCATCATCAGCTGGAACCGATTCTCATCTACTACAGGTGCAAAAAAACACAAAGCTTATGAACATTTTTAAGAATTGTATTGTTAGCAATTgttattttcataattattttaaattctggtATACTGATAATTTTTTGTCTCCTTTATATCATCAGGTAATATGTTGACAATTAAAGGTAAAGTGGGTAAATTTGAGGTTCTGAAGAATGGAACATTGTTCGTCCAAAAAGCAAACATTAAAGACCAAGGACAGTACATATGTTTTGCCCAGAACGAGTATGGCTCTGACAAGCTTGTGGTAACATTGTCAGTTGTGGCCTATCCCACCCGGATACTGGAGAAAAAGATGAGAGATATTAAGGTTCTTGCTGGGAAAACCGTGCATTTGGAATGCAGAACAGAGGGCAGACCAGAGCCAATTGTGTCATGGATTCTACCTAATCACACTGAAGTTAAAGGTTCTACCACTGAGCCTGGCAGAGTAACAGTAACCACCATGGGTAAACTAACCATTCAAGAGGTGTCCGTTTTAGATCATGGACATTATAAGTGTATTGCAAGTAATCCAGCTGGTGCTGATACAGCCACTGTTCGTCTACAGGTGTTAGCAGCACCACCTGCAATACTGGAAGAAAAACAGCAGCTGGTGAGGGCTGATATTGGTCAGGATCTCTTTTTGTCATGCAGCACTAATGGTGACCCACAACCCACAATACACTGGGTATTACATGAGGGTACAATAGTACACCCTCTAACTTACTCACACACTAAAGTTTCTGTTTTTGGAAATGGTACACTTTACCTGAGGGATATACAAATAGCTGAAAGTGGAAAATATGAGTGTATTGCAACAAGCTCTACAGGATCAGAACGGCGTGTTGTTACTCTGTCTGTGAAGAGGACAGAAACTGCCCCTCAGATCACCAAGACATCACAACAAAGAACAGATGTAATATATGGTGGCCGCCTTCATTTGAACTGCTCTGCAGTTGGGGACCCAAAACCTCAGATTATTTGGAGGCTTCCTTCCAAGGCTCTTGTGGACCAGTCACAAAGGTACgctattaaaaaaaagacagtatttttgtttgattgtaCAAACTTAATCCTCAAGTATGCAATATCTTAATAACAAAATCTAACGCTTACATTTATAAGACAattttatccaaatcgacttacagtgcattcaggctatacatttattattttttttttttaccagtatgtgtgttccctgggaattgaggCAACAACCTTTTGCAaagctaacgcaatgctctaccactgagttaCAGTAACATAGGAACTGAACTATGGATGAACTATTGTTTCCTCACATATTTTGAGCTTTATAGTCATTTGTGAATACTGAACACTGAATACTGAaggattt contains the following coding sequences:
- the igsf10 gene encoding immunoglobulin superfamily member 10 → MCGPTAESCLLWRFMGLLCVLANITHRSSSCPTSCACYAPSEVHCTFRYLSEIPRDIQPAVERINLGYNSLSTLKVNDLSGLKNLELLMLHSNIIKTVEDGSFHDLTSLQILKMSYNRIEKLKKDTFRGLDNLVRLHMDHNHITFIHPESFYGLRMLQLINLEGNLLQQLHPDTFISLRFSQILKWSSLKTIYLSDNALTTLPATIFSGCNKIENLFLSGNPWSCDCRMGWLEQWLEKHPGVLKCKRDRKFLKEQCPICEFPVTLRGSSIVHLQRDSYTCSRPWIHPHLKQNNFTLDDGGYTLVSPKDFVEPIGMLEMNITDQFHNNAWIACVVQRPTGMENLTANFGPNGKYLTGLSAIISTSLVCNIDYDNIRQIWNILAMYSESPMRLEREVLLSLQPSTVYTYKQVASTEDDIFTEIKAKIKANHEWLMQSTVLLQLDRITTTFPNLTIKYLSNVQIDVDISKDRGDQYGWAMIRTDNQTKTEHSVLAGGMIELNCQTFGDPKPIIEWTLPDGSKLRAPYNSEDQRIKVAYDGRLTLKSVEISDTGVYHCITTNCLDADVLAFRVTVLPQNIEEQEINGIRISRTLGQNLRLDCKSASSPKASVQWILPDHTILDKSYGNRKLYRNGTLVIHGLTSSDIGFYRCLVGNFLGADLLASHVTVHGDLSNSTEPKESGDHVVQIIDDSQKLGSRYLSHRVSEESRRITSGRPYTLLQSRFHKVPTGRRGNRRNLGRVFNKKYLKEDATFIDVSQMKGANKKTVSLEVSKTFSDDNDATSGDGISEDEFIVMTTSQTLEHSTIKITDVTIPDTYKADHSSGMLRANEKTNLVTTTSHSHTQTPVTPIIATYTLSNYGTTLNTTKSDYVLSQSVGKTNIYEKTTNRPSEAAELLFSGDSEDVTTATTPLYNSQGPNVTYLEPKSQVIFTAVTTTKEDHSEITFQTTQRIKSELLPGSTIISKHQIQIVPSTKMRSGKKGNFHGRRRIIRPSKITDMQSLLNKFKHLSINKEGNLTFSHTVDKITVCGDGKRVTSRVSTDKCKRVDQSPVNHTARFPMSSSSLRVTEKPVMTTRLSGSEKIYSVTDSQMSVTIVPTISEDSSDSKGYFHSVEKELPFTTTSTMTMSSKITEEKIQWHRQFRNKGEMKETLSKHQESNSFTLPTNKEQRTSASTEKPYKATTTVPTTELNHTHMIVSPPMTRKNYNSSETSFEDSSGSFSFIETNFSDNVITPSTTAEIFSFPAFRELSTTTEPLGVSQTLAAPPTMQTKLKQDTVRNKFKGSLNGLWQKQKPGYHRRGSRRRRPIKKTTTKSPVITVAKNASTPAPTKSTTTASQTKHSGAILRSLHTPFEEPERSPLPESTGSGEEWRDSNMSSTTSFAEVITLTTKPTTASDKPQSSTVTSDTMTSSTTYMFTPFPYSSSTVNQNTFDHSTRYDTSSLRDYSITFKPRINGGKAASFTVLSNSDAFLPCEATGNPEPIISWNRFSSTTGNMLTIKGKVGKFEVLKNGTLFVQKANIKDQGQYICFAQNEYGSDKLVVTLSVVAYPTRILEKKMRDIKVLAGKTVHLECRTEGRPEPIVSWILPNHTEVKGSTTEPGRVTVTTMGKLTIQEVSVLDHGHYKCIASNPAGADTATVRLQVLAAPPAILEEKQQLVRADIGQDLFLSCSTNGDPQPTIHWVLHEGTIVHPLTYSHTKVSVFGNGTLYLRDIQIAESGKYECIATSSTGSERRVVTLSVKRTETAPQITKTSQQRTDVIYGGRLHLNCSAVGDPKPQIIWRLPSKALVDQSQRMGSRIKVLENGTLIIESVNEKDAGDFLCVARNKVGDDVQLLRVSVSMKPARIEPNVFSRKQVHYGNDLKVDCVAAGVPMPEISWGLPDGTLVNSALQADGTEGDQFKRYTLFNNGTLFLNEVGSDEEGDYTCYAENKLGKDKMHVHISVVTAVPRIQHPNLSYAKVKPSGNVRFDCKAIGEPKPKVFWMLPSKDMIAASNERYLVHANGSLDIRNVKLADAGEYVCMARNAAGEENKVYKLDIDGNPPIINGFNQNRTVMKDTAVKYTRKLIDCKAEGYPVPKITWIMPDNIFLTAPYYGSRINVHSNGTLEIRNVRPSDSAEFICMAQNDGGEAVMLVQLEVTDTLRRPIFNNPFNERVVTRVGKTAVLNCSADGQPMPEIIWTLPNRSRFSGTPGLKASRYHLGTDGTFVIYNTSIEDTGKYRCGAKNKVGYIEKLVVFEVIQKPYILTRPKGIIRVISGQSLFLHCLTDGIQPRISWTTPGGFVLARPKKSGRYHLMDNGTLVVHETIIHDRGNYMCRAKNDAGEAVLSVPVIIVAYPPQITNGPPPTVRGLAGVSVYLKCLANGVPTPEITWELPDRSILSATGKERSLGSELLHAQGTLIIRNPTGAHSGNYKCIAFNYLGRDTRATYMTVI